AATATTGAAAGTAAAGAAGTTCCGGTTGCTCGTCTTACTGCGAAATTCCGAGTCACGGCGCAGGAGCGAGTCCCCGCCCAACACACCAAAGCGCGCTTGGAGTGTGTACAGCTCTTTCCCACTCTTATCAAAGACAGGGTTCCCCAACGGATCCGTATGTTGGGCAAGTGCAGGTCGCAACAGACACGCCCACGCTATCAGGGAGATCGCTGAAACGCGAANNNNNNNNNNNNNNNNNNNNNNNNNNNNNNNNNNNNNNNNNNNNNNNNNNNNNNNNNNNNNNNNNNNNNNNNNNNNNNNNNNNNNNNNNNNNNNNNNNNNNNNNNNNNNNNNNNNNNNNNNNNNNNNNNNNNNNNNNNNNNNNNNNNNNNNNNNNNNNNNNNNNNNNNNNNNNNNNNNNNNNNNNNNNNNNNNNNNNNNNNNNNNNNNNNNNNNNNNNNNNNNNNNNNNNNNNNNNNNNNNNNNNNNNNNNNNNNNNNNNNNNNNNNNNNNNNNNNNNNNNNNNNNNNNNNNNNNNNNNNNNNNNNNNNNNNNNNNNNNNNNNNNNNNNNNNNNNNNNNNNNNNNNNNNNNNNNNNNGGTTTCCAACCGCACCGCATCGGCACTGTTGGAAACAGTGCCTACCAAACGTGTCTCGTTTTCTGGTTTTCCCGTTTTCCCGTTTTCTCTGATTAGGCACCGCACCGGTTTGGAGTGTCTCATTAATTCTAAAATCCACCATAAATAGCCCTAGGGTACTATTGGTTGACGGATGCACCAAGATTTACCAATGAGATCGGTCATAGGAGGGAAAAAAGAACAAAAAGGTAGGATATTCAAAATACAAAGGGGTGAAATAACGTCTATAGCCCCAACAGGAACAATAGGTGGCTTTCGCTCCAGAGGAGCGATATATTTATAGAACCGCGACATCTCCGATTCCCGCGCTCCAGCGGAGCGTTAGGTGGCTTTCGCTCCAGAGGAGCGGCATGTCTATAGAACCGCGACACTCCGATTCCCGCGCTCCAGCGGAGCGCAATGTGTGTAATAGAATATGTCTAGCCCAAACTAAAGCCCCAATGGGAGACAGGTAGCAACTGGTTTACTTGATTATTGATTTCCTTGTTTGTCTGCCCCAAATGATGAATCCAATCGCACAGGTCTCCGATTTTCCTTAATCACTTGAAGCAGAGCCTCCGCATCCTCCATTGTCACGTCATACGATTTCTCGACAGCTTTAATAATGCGTTGTGCCATTGGATTTTTGACCATCGGCTTCGACTCTAAGTCCTCGACGATTTCCGAATCACTCGCCAATTCGTCAGTCACTTCTTGTGCTTCTTTTTTTCGCATAGTAATTACCTAAGATGTCAACATAGAGGCGATGTCTTCGGGCAATTTAACACGATTTGCCCGCTTATAAGCCTCAATACTTTCGGAGAAGTAATGAAACACGGCGATAATATCCACTCCCATACTTTTGGCGACCCTCAGATCTAATCTGGCTTTTTCCCATTCTCCTAGGTGCAACCATGTCTCACCACAATAGTAATAGTCCATGGCATAGTTGGGATTTAAGTCTATCGCTGTGGTTTGCCCATCCTCTTTCCTATGCCTACATCTGTATTTGTCGAATTTTGGCATTCTCAGGGTTTTTGGATGTCTCCATTCTTATCCTGCATATCCTTCAATCCTGCCTGTCCCGATCTATCGGGGAAAATCCTGATTCAGACGATTTCCACACTCTACACAATTCCAATCCCCTGCTTGAGCAAAGTCGCTTGTAGCTAAATGGTTTGCCCGATTCACAGACAACAATCAACGGGGGTGTCCAATCAATCTCTGCGTTGAGGAGAACTTGCAAGTCAGCAATTACCTCCGAGGACGGACGATTTCCCGGACGCAAATGGATGATTCCGGTAATGGTTTGCTCCTCATGAACTGCTAGCGTCCCGAAATCGGAATCGTGCGTCAACACAAATCGGTTCCTCACATGCGCCTCACGCAGGAGGTCTCGGTCTTCATATCTGTTCCAGCTTTCTTCGCGTCCAGCCACCACATCAACCCCTTGCGCTCGCAAAAACTGAATGACGGAAACCGCGATATTTATGTCAGCGACAAGAGGAGGAAGCATTATTAAGCCCTATCACGGGTTGGAAGATCGATTATCACTCCATTGCGGAGTGCCCGCGAAGGATACGTGCGTCCCGTAGCATACGTCCGCACCGCTTGGATGTTTTCCTCGTTCAACTCCGGATAGTCTGCGATAATCTCTGCCTTAGACATGCCGCTAGCGAGCAGCCCCAACACATGCTCTACGCTGA
This genomic stretch from Candidatus Poribacteria bacterium harbors:
- a CDS encoding DUF433 domain-containing protein, with the translated sequence MLGLLASGMSKAEIIADYPELNEENIQAVRTYATGRTYPSRALRNGVIIDLPTRDRA
- a CDS encoding DUF5615 family PIN-like protein — translated: MLPPLVADINIAVSVIQFLRAQGVDVVAGREESWNRYEDRDLLREAHVRNRFVLTHDSDFGTLAVHEEQTITGIIHLRPGNRPSSEVIADLQVLLNAEIDWTPPLIVVCESGKPFSYKRLCSSRGLELCRVWKSSESGFSPIDRDRQD